A part of Augochlora pura isolate Apur16 chromosome 1, APUR_v2.2.1, whole genome shotgun sequence genomic DNA contains:
- the Grip75 gene encoding gamma-tubulin complex component 4 isoform X1, whose protein sequence is MLHEVLLSLWGCSTNVLEILETNAVDLEKYLHPGERALLKKILDIVEECNIIRKFIQVNTFDVTKSDEELQRLPQGLYLQALCEGMDQALEPFREEIVDLENIVLHDSYTPVSLILCRVQKYTGLFFVLNSIIREIKALKIHGCKLLQCLHLNTYTGIPQVKTALEKMSLCIHIVFYKQLTSWLLYGHLEDTYNEFFIQKISNEQNSLILADNKNNPADTKTVKLNTDMWDYSVQMDMLPFYIRPSLATKILTIGQTIIMFGNDPRQKKDFAVDDQIEFSIWGDKEYEYFLKIQKLQKNPIFNIAKFERIIDELKCCVTELLYRIVVEEFQLVQQLKLVKDFFLMGRGDLFLEFIRLTAHILNKPPTNHTSRDINLAFQIALRKLHLNDESAMESFNFLVPIPVEDSDETDANGTEITDKEREDPIERRGWGMIILKYKVIWPLQLLFSPSALSDYNILFRFLLRVKKTQIGLWNLWSDHMYYKNIDIGVIQLRNNLIFIIDNLQYYLQVDVLESQYTIMETNMKITRNFEDVQKAHNTFLANVMSQTFLLEGTTERKNPVNKLIKLLLRLCDDFILQASMWEVGNLLLTEKEELKTLSATLESLMCWLTKTLNRVRAQPSGEHLAQLLLRLDFNRWFNKKI, encoded by the exons ATGTTGCACGAGGTATTGCTGTCATTATGGGGATGTTCGACAAATGTTTTAGAGATACTGGAGACAAAT GCTGTAGATCTCGAAAAGTATTTGCATCCCGGTGAACGTGCATTACTTAAGAAAATATTGGACATAGTTGAGGAGtgcaatattattagaaaatttattcaagtGAATACGTTCGATGTTACGAAATCCGACGAAG AATTGCAACGTTTACCACAAGGTTTATATTTGCAAGCTCTCTGCGAAGGAATGGATCAAGCTTTAGAACCGTTCCGCGAGGAGATTGTTGATTTAGAGAATATAGTTCTTCATGACAGTTATACACCGGTATCGTTAATTTTATGCCGTGTCCAAAAGTATACGGGTTTATTCTTTGTTCTGAATTCTATAATAAGAGAA ATTAAGGCACTAAAAATTCACGGTTGTAAACTGTTACAATGTTTACACTTGAATACTTACACTGGTATTCCACAAGTGAAAACAGCTTTGGAAAA GATGTCCCTTTGTATACATATTGTTTTCTACAAACAATTAACAAGTTGGCTTTTGTATGGTCATTTGGAGGACACGTACAATGAGTTTTTCATCCAGAAAATATCGAACGAACAAAACAGTTTAATACTGGCGGACAATAAAAACAATCCCGCCGATACgaaaactgtaaaattaaaCACGGATATGTGGGATTACAGTGTTCAAATGGATATGCTACCATTCTATATTAGACCTTCGTTAGCGACTAAGATTTTAACTATAGGACAAACTATCATAATGTTTGGAAATGATCCAAGACAAAAAAAAG ATTTTGCAGTAGACGATCAAATCGAATTTTCTATATGGGGAGACAAAGAGTACgagtattttcttaaaattcagaAACTTCAGAAGAAccctatttttaatatcgctaAGTTCGAGCGTATAATCGACGAATTAAAATGCTGCGTGAccgaattattatatcgaattGTTGTCGAGGAATTTCAGCTGGTACAGCAACTGAAATTAGTGAAAGACTTTTTTCTAATGGGACGGGGCGATTTGTTTCTCGAATTTATTAGACTGACCGCGCATATACTGAACAAACCGCCAACAAATCATACTTCCAGAGATATCAATTTAGCATTTCAAATTGCATTAAGGAAGCTGCACTTGAACGACGAGAGTGCTATGGAGagctttaattttttagtaccAATTCCAGTGGAAGATAGCGACGAGACCGATGCGAATGGTACCGAGATCACGGACAAGGAGCGGGAAGATCCTATcg AACGGCGCGGATGGGGGATGATCATCTTAAAGTACAAAGTTATATGGCCGttacaattgttatttagtcCATCGGCTTTATCCGATTACAATATTCTATTCCGATTTCTATTGAGAGTAAAAAAAACTCAAATCGGTCTGTGGAATCTATGGAGCGACCACATGTATTATAAGAATAT cgATATAGGTGTAATACagctaagaaataatttaatatttattattgataatttacAATACTACTTGCAAGTGGATGTGCTAGAAAGTCAATATACTATAATGGAAACGAATATGAAAATTACTCGTAATTTTGAAGATGTGCAAAAAGCGCACAATACTTTTTTAGCGAATGTTATGTCTCAGACATTTTTGTTGGAAGGCACAACGGAACGTAAGAATCCT gtaaataaattgataaaacttTTGCTGCGACTCTGCGACGATTTTATCTTGCAAGCGTCGATGTGGGAAGTGGGCAACTTACTTTTAACGGAGAAAGAAGAACTCAAAACGTTATCTGCCACCCTCGAAAGTTTAATGTGCTGGCTGACTAAAACATTGAATAGAGTCCGTGCACAACCTAGCGGAGAACACTTAGCTCAATTGTTATTGAGATTAGATTTCAACAGAtggtttaacaaaaaaatataa
- the Grip75 gene encoding gamma-tubulin complex component 4 isoform X3 encodes MDQALEPFREEIVDLENIVLHDSYTPVSLILCRVQKYTGLFFVLNSIIREIKALKIHGCKLLQCLHLNTYTGIPQVKTALEKMSLCIHIVFYKQLTSWLLYGHLEDTYNEFFIQKISNEQNSLILADNKNNPADTKTVKLNTDMWDYSVQMDMLPFYIRPSLATKILTIGQTIIMFGNDPRQKKDFAVDDQIEFSIWGDKEYEYFLKIQKLQKNPIFNIAKFERIIDELKCCVTELLYRIVVEEFQLVQQLKLVKDFFLMGRGDLFLEFIRLTAHILNKPPTNHTSRDINLAFQIALRKLHLNDESAMESFNFLVPIPVEDSDETDANGTEITDKEREDPIERRGWGMIILKYKVIWPLQLLFSPSALSDYNILFRFLLRVKKTQIGLWNLWSDHMYYKNIDIGVIQLRNNLIFIIDNLQYYLQVDVLESQYTIMETNMKITRNFEDVQKAHNTFLANVMSQTFLLEGTTERKNPVNKLIKLLLRLCDDFILQASMWEVGNLLLTEKEELKTLSATLESLMCWLTKTLNRVRAQPSGEHLAQLLLRLDFNRWFNKKI; translated from the exons ATGGATCAAGCTTTAGAACCGTTCCGCGAGGAGATTGTTGATTTAGAGAATATAGTTCTTCATGACAGTTATACACCGGTATCGTTAATTTTATGCCGTGTCCAAAAGTATACGGGTTTATTCTTTGTTCTGAATTCTATAATAAGAGAA ATTAAGGCACTAAAAATTCACGGTTGTAAACTGTTACAATGTTTACACTTGAATACTTACACTGGTATTCCACAAGTGAAAACAGCTTTGGAAAA GATGTCCCTTTGTATACATATTGTTTTCTACAAACAATTAACAAGTTGGCTTTTGTATGGTCATTTGGAGGACACGTACAATGAGTTTTTCATCCAGAAAATATCGAACGAACAAAACAGTTTAATACTGGCGGACAATAAAAACAATCCCGCCGATACgaaaactgtaaaattaaaCACGGATATGTGGGATTACAGTGTTCAAATGGATATGCTACCATTCTATATTAGACCTTCGTTAGCGACTAAGATTTTAACTATAGGACAAACTATCATAATGTTTGGAAATGATCCAAGACAAAAAAAAG ATTTTGCAGTAGACGATCAAATCGAATTTTCTATATGGGGAGACAAAGAGTACgagtattttcttaaaattcagaAACTTCAGAAGAAccctatttttaatatcgctaAGTTCGAGCGTATAATCGACGAATTAAAATGCTGCGTGAccgaattattatatcgaattGTTGTCGAGGAATTTCAGCTGGTACAGCAACTGAAATTAGTGAAAGACTTTTTTCTAATGGGACGGGGCGATTTGTTTCTCGAATTTATTAGACTGACCGCGCATATACTGAACAAACCGCCAACAAATCATACTTCCAGAGATATCAATTTAGCATTTCAAATTGCATTAAGGAAGCTGCACTTGAACGACGAGAGTGCTATGGAGagctttaattttttagtaccAATTCCAGTGGAAGATAGCGACGAGACCGATGCGAATGGTACCGAGATCACGGACAAGGAGCGGGAAGATCCTATcg AACGGCGCGGATGGGGGATGATCATCTTAAAGTACAAAGTTATATGGCCGttacaattgttatttagtcCATCGGCTTTATCCGATTACAATATTCTATTCCGATTTCTATTGAGAGTAAAAAAAACTCAAATCGGTCTGTGGAATCTATGGAGCGACCACATGTATTATAAGAATAT cgATATAGGTGTAATACagctaagaaataatttaatatttattattgataatttacAATACTACTTGCAAGTGGATGTGCTAGAAAGTCAATATACTATAATGGAAACGAATATGAAAATTACTCGTAATTTTGAAGATGTGCAAAAAGCGCACAATACTTTTTTAGCGAATGTTATGTCTCAGACATTTTTGTTGGAAGGCACAACGGAACGTAAGAATCCT gtaaataaattgataaaacttTTGCTGCGACTCTGCGACGATTTTATCTTGCAAGCGTCGATGTGGGAAGTGGGCAACTTACTTTTAACGGAGAAAGAAGAACTCAAAACGTTATCTGCCACCCTCGAAAGTTTAATGTGCTGGCTGACTAAAACATTGAATAGAGTCCGTGCACAACCTAGCGGAGAACACTTAGCTCAATTGTTATTGAGATTAGATTTCAACAGAtggtttaacaaaaaaatataa
- the LOC144471264 gene encoding osteoclast-stimulating factor 1-like, translated as MSTMMSNTQTPAPPKTTWKPGKVKVMRALYKYTAQNTDELSFDEGDLLYVYDKDEEPNWWRAKCGNQEGLVPANYVEEQTEEIELPLHDAARRGNLLLMKEYMKQGVSATALDTVGNTSLYWAARAGHLDCVKELLSLPNPIVNAQNKMGETPLHAAASRGHIDIVDLLLKYDADPTIKNNDGLVAEELSSDIAIKNMIQLSRQHYDKTYGYTEDDYNDESD; from the exons ATGTCTACCATGATGAGTAACACACAAACACCTGCACCGCCCAAAACTACTTGGAAGCCtg GTAAAGTCAAAGTCATGCGAGCATTGTATAAATACACAGCACAAAAT ACAGATGAGCTATCCTTCGATGAGGGCGATCTCCTTTATGTTTATGATAAAGATGAAGAGCCCAATTGGTGGAGAGCAAAGTGTGGAAATCAAGAAGGTCTAGTACCTGCTAATTACG ttgaaGAACAAACCGAGGAAATTGAATTGCCTTTACACGATGCTGCGAGACGAGGGAATCTTTTGTTAATGAAAGAATACATGAAACAAGGAGTTTCAGCCACAGCTTTGGATACAGTGGGTAACACCTCACTGTATTGGGCCGCGCGTGCTGGTCATTTAGATTGTGTAAAAGAGCTCCTAAGTTTGCCAAATCCTATTGTTAATGCTCAA aataaaatgggAGAAACTCCATTGCATGCAGCAGCAAGCCGTGGACATATAGACATAGtagatttgttattaaaatatgacgCGGAtccaacaataaaaaataacgatgGTCTAGTAGCTGAAGAACTATCCTCCGAtatagcaataaaaaatatgatacagCTCAGTCGACAGCACTATGATAAAACATATGGCTACACAGAGGATGATTACAATGATGAGAGCGATTAA
- the Use1 gene encoding vesicle transport protein Use1 translates to MNLMSREEINIRRLLARCELMAKDDSHKDWKLEKYILALDDMIKQLQTLPSKPSKDIMIGYNKRIDFLKGLVNTTKLTSPVDRVAAVQMLSKSSTTFNDLLGSNIATQIHQKTTAKYNQELRAELFHSDKGSLEDGVRQRLSSTNMQDEDLDVLLKYNRNIQEKIAENMLSMTSSMKEHALAANAIIKKDIGLLEKSDKLTDVNTNKLNTQALKLKEHTTSYWRCWMWVMIAFVLIVFFNMVLFMKVARKRV, encoded by the exons ATGAATTTAATGTCCagggaagaaattaatatcagaCGACTTTTAGCAAGGTGTGAATTAATGGCAAAAGATGATTCTCACAAGGATTGGAAACTGGAAAAG tATATCCTTGCCTTGGATGACATGATCAAGCAATTACAAACATTACCAAG tAAACCGAGTAAAGACATCATGATAGGCTACAATAAGagaatagattttttaaagggTCTTGTAAACACAACGAAACTAACTAGTCCTGTGGACAGAGTGGCAGCAGTACAAATGCTGTCAAAAAGTTCTACAacatttaatgatttattagGTTCGAATATAGCGACGCAAATTCATCAGAAGACTACAGCAAAATATAATCAAGAATTGCGAGCAGAATTATTTCATAGTGACAAAG gATCTTTGGAGGATGGTGTGAGACAAAGATTGTCTAGTACAAATATGCAAGATGAAGATTTAGATGTACTCTTAAAgtacaatagaaatattcagGAAAAGATTGCAGAAAACATGTTGTCGATGACCAGTAGTATGAAAGAACATGCACTGGCAGCAAATGCTATTATAAAGAAAGATATTGGACTCCTTGAAAAGTCCGATAAATTGACAGAcgttaatacaaataaattaaacacgCAAGCATTGAAATTGAAAGAGCATACAACATCGTACTGGAGATGTTGGATGTGGGTGATGATAGCATTTGTTCTGATTGTTTTTTTTA atatggtattatttatgaaagttgcgagaaagagagtttaa
- the LOC144471205 gene encoding uncharacterized protein LOC144471205 encodes MKVICAAKNCKYSSETEDSTRVIFINFPNDDTSKIWAHNCGRTDLLTKSNEELHLNYYVCSHHIADHHYMNKTDPIIIDQHAVPTLFESDDIAKENAQNMFVRNERMEAADNVELTDCDIDVEMDQYQDITIRFSNLCRICGESCLDGIEIFTELGLELKIKEKINLHLPINPNVEDLMPQKICTDCFDNLETAHLLVITSLKTDMRLKKFLNIKDRLNYYDNKYDEIIKMCSSELVNEMYMNRTIHSMSIELSSNDGREMIMNQDMSTKLDYPEDIERKKASSPSNIRKEIQSELNRLIESYGDESKEDGSINEIVTNDISNGINDIASFHCKDSFKSREIFENHKILFNGDEIVIEKEKEIINNININESLELSNCKSFHEENYKISDKLYTTGEYCNVKKDTDNGNAAAIAETNKKCGHCRSIYSTKKELLSHIAERHESQLLFACLICDKNYEKWSSLDVHEATHRIDKPYLCDLCGKSFKHSNNLRGHKRTHLDDSKKKRHVCEICGNAFRSRFHLGEHMNQHNGNKPYCCEKCGKAFYKRIQLRQHKLSHGMNKHVCPICGASFNRKGNMNTHLKRHSNGDGMYTCSICACKCKSMSELKLHRKKHTEDNVTITTEKKYSDQTEWQCKICNQLFAARADFLNHERMHKRERSVECDICGKRLATKNSLIYHKKSMHSKARPHMCQYCGEAFVSKEARLIHERIHTGERPYVCKICKMEYKCSSNLNQHMKIHSDVKPHRCIYCDKSFTRKGALVVHVRIHTGEKPFPCETCGRRFSQKNDMLKHTKTHHAKILRCEKCDQVFARKKDILKHLVLHKQSDLIA; translated from the exons ATGAAAGTAATTTGCGCCGCTAAGAATTGTAAATACTCCTCGGAAACTGAAGACTCGACgcgtgttatttttattaattttcctaacGATGACAC GTCTAAAATATGGGCACACAACTGTGGCAGAACTGATCTTTTAACAAAGTCTAATGaagaattacatttaaattattatgtatgttCTCATCATATTGCAGATCACCATTATATGAACAAAACGGACCCTATTATCATAGACCAACATGCTGTTCCCACGTTATTCGAATCGGATGACATAGCAAAAGAAAATGCACAAAATATGTTTGTCAGAAATGAACGAATGGAAGCAGCAGACAATGTGGAATTAACAGATTGCGATATAGACGTTGAGATGGATCAGTATCAAGATATTACTATtagattttcaaatttatgtAGGATATGTGGAGAATCCTGTTTGGATGGTATAGAGATCTTCACCGAACTAggtttagaattaaaaataaaagaaaaaattaatttacacttACCGATAAATCCTAACGTGGAAGATTTAATGCCGCAAAAGATATGCACCGATTGTTTTGATAATTTGGAAACGGCGCATTTATTAGTGATAACGTCTTTAAAAACTGATATGAGATTGAAAaagtttctaaatattaaagaccGA ttaaattattatgataacaAGTACGACGAGATAATAAAGATGTGCTCTTCCGAATTAGTAAACGAGATGTACATGAATAGAACAATTCATTCTATGTCTATAGAATTGTCGTCTAACGATGGACGGGAAATGATAATGAATCAGGATATGTCTACAAAATTGGATTACCCGGAAGatattgaaagaaagaaagctaGCTCTCCAAGTAATATAAGGAAAGAAATTCAGTCCGAACTAAATAGGCTGATCGAATCGTATGGTGACGAAAGCAAAGAGGATGGTTCTATAAACGAAATCGTAACGAACGATATATCGAATGGTATCAATGACATCGCATCTTTCCATTGTAAAGATTCCTTTAAAAGTCGAGAAATATTTGAGAatcacaaaatattattcaacggGGATGAAATAgtaatagagaaagagaaagaaataattaacaatataaacattaatgaatCGTTGGAACTTTCTAATTGCAAATCTTTTCACGAGGAAAATTACAAGATCTCGGATAAACTGTACACAACAGGAGAATACTGCAATGTTAAAAAAGATACCGATAATGGGAATGCTGCTGCGATAGCGGAAACAAATAAGAAATGTGGTCACTGTAGATCTATTTACAGTACTAAAAAGGAACTATTAAGTCACATCGCAGAACGTCACGAAAGTCAATTATTATTCGCGTGCCTTATCtgtgataaaaattacgagaaaTGGTCTAGTTTAGACGTTCACGAAGCCACGCATAGAATAGATAAACCGTATCTATGTGATTTATGTGGTAAGAGCTTCAAACACTCTAATAATTTAAGGGGTCACAAAAGAACGCATTTGGACGACTCGAAAAAGAAACGGCACGTCTGTGAAATTTGTGGGAACGCGTTCAGATCTAG ATTTCACTTGGGAGAACACATGAACCAGCACAACGGCAACAAACCCTACTGCTGCGAGAAATGTGGCAAAGCTTTTTACAAGAGAATACAATTAAGACAACACAAATTGTCTCATGGCATGAATAAACATGTTTGTCCAATATGCGGAGCGTCTTTCAATCGTAAAGGAAACATGAATACTCACCTTAAAAGGCATAGCAACGGTGATGGAATGTACACCTGTAGT ATCTGTGCGTGCAAATGCAAATCGATGAGCGAGCTGAAACTGCATCGAAAAAAACATACGGAGGACAATGTTACGATCACTACCGAGAAAAAGTATTCCGATCAAACGGAATGGCAATGTAAGATTTGTAACCAGTTGTTTGCCGCGCGtgctgattttttaaatcatgaACGCATGcataaaagagagaggagcgtGGAGTGTGATATTTGTGGCAAACGATTGGCtactaaaaattctttgatttATCATAAAAAATCTATGCATTCCAAAGCAAGGCCTCATATGTGCCAATATTGCGGGGAGGCGTTTGTCTCCAAAGAAGCGCGTCTGATACACGAAAGGATCCATACCGGGGAACGTCCTTACGTTtgcaaaatatgtaaaatggaGTACAAGTGTTCCAGTAATCTTAATCAGCAtatgaaaattcattcggATGTTAAACCCCATAGGTGTATATATTGCGATAAAAGTTTCACGCGTAAGGGTGCGCTGGTTGTTCACGTAAGAATCCATACCGGTGAAAAACCATTTCCGTGCGAAACGTGCGGCAGAAGATTCTCGCAAAAGAACGACATGTTGAAACACACGAAAACGCACCATGCGAAAATATTACGGTGCGAGAAATGCGACCAAGTTttcgcgagaaagaaagatattttaaagcaTCTAGTGCTGCATAAACAAAGTGACCTTATAGCTTAA
- the Grip75 gene encoding gamma-tubulin complex component 4 isoform X2, protein MPFKAVDLEKYLHPGERALLKKILDIVEECNIIRKFIQVNTFDVTKSDEELQRLPQGLYLQALCEGMDQALEPFREEIVDLENIVLHDSYTPVSLILCRVQKYTGLFFVLNSIIREIKALKIHGCKLLQCLHLNTYTGIPQVKTALEKMSLCIHIVFYKQLTSWLLYGHLEDTYNEFFIQKISNEQNSLILADNKNNPADTKTVKLNTDMWDYSVQMDMLPFYIRPSLATKILTIGQTIIMFGNDPRQKKDFAVDDQIEFSIWGDKEYEYFLKIQKLQKNPIFNIAKFERIIDELKCCVTELLYRIVVEEFQLVQQLKLVKDFFLMGRGDLFLEFIRLTAHILNKPPTNHTSRDINLAFQIALRKLHLNDESAMESFNFLVPIPVEDSDETDANGTEITDKEREDPIERRGWGMIILKYKVIWPLQLLFSPSALSDYNILFRFLLRVKKTQIGLWNLWSDHMYYKNIDIGVIQLRNNLIFIIDNLQYYLQVDVLESQYTIMETNMKITRNFEDVQKAHNTFLANVMSQTFLLEGTTERKNPVNKLIKLLLRLCDDFILQASMWEVGNLLLTEKEELKTLSATLESLMCWLTKTLNRVRAQPSGEHLAQLLLRLDFNRWFNKKI, encoded by the exons ATGCCTTTTAAG GCTGTAGATCTCGAAAAGTATTTGCATCCCGGTGAACGTGCATTACTTAAGAAAATATTGGACATAGTTGAGGAGtgcaatattattagaaaatttattcaagtGAATACGTTCGATGTTACGAAATCCGACGAAG AATTGCAACGTTTACCACAAGGTTTATATTTGCAAGCTCTCTGCGAAGGAATGGATCAAGCTTTAGAACCGTTCCGCGAGGAGATTGTTGATTTAGAGAATATAGTTCTTCATGACAGTTATACACCGGTATCGTTAATTTTATGCCGTGTCCAAAAGTATACGGGTTTATTCTTTGTTCTGAATTCTATAATAAGAGAA ATTAAGGCACTAAAAATTCACGGTTGTAAACTGTTACAATGTTTACACTTGAATACTTACACTGGTATTCCACAAGTGAAAACAGCTTTGGAAAA GATGTCCCTTTGTATACATATTGTTTTCTACAAACAATTAACAAGTTGGCTTTTGTATGGTCATTTGGAGGACACGTACAATGAGTTTTTCATCCAGAAAATATCGAACGAACAAAACAGTTTAATACTGGCGGACAATAAAAACAATCCCGCCGATACgaaaactgtaaaattaaaCACGGATATGTGGGATTACAGTGTTCAAATGGATATGCTACCATTCTATATTAGACCTTCGTTAGCGACTAAGATTTTAACTATAGGACAAACTATCATAATGTTTGGAAATGATCCAAGACAAAAAAAAG ATTTTGCAGTAGACGATCAAATCGAATTTTCTATATGGGGAGACAAAGAGTACgagtattttcttaaaattcagaAACTTCAGAAGAAccctatttttaatatcgctaAGTTCGAGCGTATAATCGACGAATTAAAATGCTGCGTGAccgaattattatatcgaattGTTGTCGAGGAATTTCAGCTGGTACAGCAACTGAAATTAGTGAAAGACTTTTTTCTAATGGGACGGGGCGATTTGTTTCTCGAATTTATTAGACTGACCGCGCATATACTGAACAAACCGCCAACAAATCATACTTCCAGAGATATCAATTTAGCATTTCAAATTGCATTAAGGAAGCTGCACTTGAACGACGAGAGTGCTATGGAGagctttaattttttagtaccAATTCCAGTGGAAGATAGCGACGAGACCGATGCGAATGGTACCGAGATCACGGACAAGGAGCGGGAAGATCCTATcg AACGGCGCGGATGGGGGATGATCATCTTAAAGTACAAAGTTATATGGCCGttacaattgttatttagtcCATCGGCTTTATCCGATTACAATATTCTATTCCGATTTCTATTGAGAGTAAAAAAAACTCAAATCGGTCTGTGGAATCTATGGAGCGACCACATGTATTATAAGAATAT cgATATAGGTGTAATACagctaagaaataatttaatatttattattgataatttacAATACTACTTGCAAGTGGATGTGCTAGAAAGTCAATATACTATAATGGAAACGAATATGAAAATTACTCGTAATTTTGAAGATGTGCAAAAAGCGCACAATACTTTTTTAGCGAATGTTATGTCTCAGACATTTTTGTTGGAAGGCACAACGGAACGTAAGAATCCT gtaaataaattgataaaacttTTGCTGCGACTCTGCGACGATTTTATCTTGCAAGCGTCGATGTGGGAAGTGGGCAACTTACTTTTAACGGAGAAAGAAGAACTCAAAACGTTATCTGCCACCCTCGAAAGTTTAATGTGCTGGCTGACTAAAACATTGAATAGAGTCCGTGCACAACCTAGCGGAGAACACTTAGCTCAATTGTTATTGAGATTAGATTTCAACAGAtggtttaacaaaaaaatataa